The Rickettsia endosymbiont of Gonocerus acuteangulatus nucleotide sequence AATGCAACTGTTATCCTTAATTTTATATTTTTTGATATAACGGGTCAAAGAAGTATAACTGCTTGTATAACCTTGATTTTTTAACTCCTCAAAAATTCTTATGTAACTCAGATTTTTTTCTAATAACTCAATTATTTTTTCGTGCCAAAAATCCAAAACTGAAGATCGTTCATAGATTGCTGGGGATTCTGTACCAGCCTCTACATAGCGGTTTATTATTTTTCGTACTGTTTTGCGGTCTGTTCTTGTTAGTTTGGCAATATTCCTTTGACTATTGCCTTGTTTATAAAGGGTGATAATTGTTGTATACATATTTATTCTTATCATTGTATCACTAGATATTTACTTGCTTAATTATCTAGTGAATATTGCACATTAACCTTATTAGGTCACACCAACTTCTCTGGTCCCTTTTTCGTGCAATTTACTGGTCCCTTTTATTTTAGCAATGACAAATAGCAAGGATAGTATAAGGCGATGCACGGAACGTATACTTAATATTTGAGTATTTTCACTTTTGTAGTTCCACTTGCCTTTAGCAGCATTAGTATATATTTTATTTAAAACTTTTTTTGTATTCTTTGTTTGACTTCTAAAGTAACTTCCTCAAAATCCCCCCGTTGTAATATAAACTCCCTAGTCTCGTTGTTTTTTATGAATTCTGGGGAAGCCTTTTCTAGATAACTTTTTATAAGTTTAGTCACAAGATGATCTAAACTTAAACTTCGAATAAATATCAAGTAAGCTTGTTTTTTAAGCTCTACAACTTTGTTTGCATCGCCTAAGTCTTGGTAAATCACACTAATATTATCGAGAGAAGTAGCGATATAAGGATGGTTAATTTGATATAAAGCTTTATACATTTTTAATGCATCTTCAAAATACTTTATTCCTTTAGAGATATTACCTAATTTATAATAAGTAAAACCAATATTATGGAGAGAGAGAGCAACTTTACGGTGATTACCTTGGTATAATTGTTGCTCTATCTTCAAAGCTAACTCAAAATATTTTAATCCTTCAGAGACATCACTTAACTGACAATAAGTGAAACCTATATTTTTAAGAGATTCAGCAATCATAGGATGGTTGCTTTGATATAGCTTAATGCGATAAGGTAGTGACTTTTTTAAGAGCATAGTAAACAGCATCAAAAAAGTGCTCAAAATTAGAAATAGTTTTTCTTATTTCATTCTTGATTTTAAACCAGTAATGCTCAATAGGATTTAAGTCAGGAGAGTAAGTTGGTAAAAATAAAATACTGCAACCAACAGATTCAATTAACGTTTTCACTTTTGTACTTTTATGAAAATTAATATTATCCATTACTACTATCTGACCAGCCTTTAATTCCTTGATCAATATCTCTTGTACATAAGTTTCAAAAATGTCCTTATTACATATCCCATCAAATATTATTGGGGCAATAATATCTTTGACACACAGCCCAGCAATCATACTAATCCGTGATTTATGTTGATAGACCTTTTCACCATAACATCTTTGACCGATAATGCTCCACCCGTGTTCTCTACAGCTATTATCTTCTATCCCAGACTCATCGATAAATACTAAATCTTGTTTATCTATAGTTTTTAGTTTCAATATAAACTCATTCCTTAGACCAATATCCCTTTTGGGATGAAGAAAAGTTTTTTTTATAACTATAACCTAATTTATTAAGCAATCTTGATATCGTACTTGCAGATACTTTTTGACTCCAGTTATTAGCTAGCTCCATGGTGGTTTTATCAAAATTTAATTCTATAAATTTTTTAAATCCCTCTATGTCTCTTATTATTCTACGATGTCCTGTATGATAACCACTTTTTGCTTTGACATCCCCAGTTTGTTTCTTTAATTTTTTCCACTCTATTATAGTCTTCCTACTAATAGAGTATATCTCTGAAGTCTCTTTTATTGTTTTACCATCTATTAAACTTTTTATTACTCGTATTCTTAAATCGTATGAATATGCCTTTGCCATAAGTTTTTCATTTAGTATAATCCAACTCATACTATAAGTCACTACCTTATCACATTAAGCTATATAATTCCTGAAACAACTTTAGAGCTTCTTTTAAATATTCTAGCCCTTTATGATTATTTTTTGATTTTATGTAAACTAACCCAACTCTATAAAGAGAGAGCAATCTTAGGATGATTATCTCGATATAGAGCTTTATACATCTTTAAAGATTTTTCTGTATATTTCAGTCCTTCAGAAGTGTAACCTAATGTATTATAAGCCGCTCCAATATTACCAAGAGAGTTAGCAATCTGAGGATGGTTGCCTTGATATAACGCTTGCCTCATCTTTAATGCTTTTTTTTGATATTTTAGTGCTTCAAAAATGTAATCTAATGTATCATAAACCGCTCCAACATTATAAAGAGATTCAGCAATCTTAGGATGATTACCTTGGTATAACGCTTGCCTCATCTTTAATGCTTTTTCTAAATTTTACTGCTTTTGAATATTGTCCTGATCGTTCATAAGATCCACCGACATTATTAAGAGATTCAGCAATATCAGAGTGGTTGTCTTGGTATAACGCTTGCTTCATCTTTAATGCTTTTTTTAAATATTTCAGTCCTTTGGAAATATTACCTGACTGTTCATAAGACATACCGACATTATTAAGTAAACTAGCAATGAGAGGGTTATTGCCTTGATGTAATTCTTGGAATATTTTTAGTGCTTCTTGTTTATACTCTAATGATTTCTTAAAGTTATATAATACATATTCATTATATAAACCGATTTTCTAAGTTTATCAACTTTAGTAATATTATCAATGCTAATACTATTATCATTTAGTCAAAACTTACGCTATGTTATAGCAAATATGCTAAAAACTCTTATTACACAGCAATGTTTTATAGTGAAGCACTTCATAATATCCCTTAATTCATGGGCATTATATCAAACATAGCGTAAGTTTTGATTAAAAATATCAAAACTTACGCTATGAGTAAAAAAGTGATAAATTATTGTAAAAATAATTAAACATGTCAAAGAGGATAAAGTTGCAAGCAATACCAATTAATAGGACAGATTATTGTCAATTTTTAATAGTTAGCCAAAAGAATTATAGTTTAACCTACTACGCTGAACATGCAAAGAAATGTAGTCATGATGTTATTAATAGATTTTTAAGGAATGAAAAATATACACCTTCTTTGTTATGGGAACACATCAAGAATGATGTTATTTTTTCATCTAATGGATATACAATATTTGATGATACGGTTTTAAATAAAAGGAATACGAAGCAAATAGAAATTGCAAGATCGCAGTACAGTGGAGCTACAGGTAGAGTTACTAAAGGTATAGGAGTAGTGAGTCTGGTATATTATAACCCTGATATTAATAAGTTTTGGGTAATAGATTATCGAATTTTTGCACCTGATCATGATGGAGCAACAAAACTAGAACACCTATTAAACATGTTAAATAATGCTGTTTATAGCAAGAAGATTCCTTTTCAAACAGTACTTTTTGACACATGGTATTCTACACACAAAATTATGCAACATGTTGACTCTCTGGGGAAATATTATTATGCCCCTATTAAAGCCAATAGAAACGTTAGTAAAACACACGATTCTAAACCTTCAAAACTTACACTATGTTATAGCAAATATGCTAAAAACTCTTATTACACAGCAATGTTTTATAGTGAAGCACTTCATAATATCCCTTAATTCATGGGCATTATATCAAACATAGCGTAAGTTTTGCCTTATAAAGCTGTAAAAGAGTTGACATTTTCAGATGAAGAGATCAGGCATGGAGTAGAGATTCATATAAAAGGCTTTGCTAAAAATAAGCATGTTAATTTGTTTAAATTTACTGTTTCTACCAACAGAGTTGAGTATGTTGTTACCAATAACAAAACTCAAAAATCTTCTAAAGCTGCACAAGATGAGTGTGGCTTTCGATGGGTAATTGAGAGCATGCACAGAGAAATTAAGCAACTTACTGGGATAGAACGTTGTCAATGCAGGAAACAGCGTATTCAACGTAATCATCAAAACTTACGCTATGTTTGATATAATGCCCATGAGTTAAGGGATATTATGAAGTGCTTCACTATAAAACATTGCTGTGTAATAAGAGTTTTTAGCATATTTGCTATAACATAGCGTAAGTTTTGTCATATTAGTTGTGCATTTTTAGTTTGGGCATTTCTCAAAAGGACTGCAAATACAATCGGTAAAACGGTTTACCAAATAAAGTTAGGGCTTTTAGATGATTATATGCAACAACAGCTGCGTTCTCCATCTTTACGATATTTAGAACCAAACATAGCGTAAGTTTTGCAGCATTATTTAACATGTTTAATAGGTGTTCTAGTTTTGTTGCTCCATCGTGATCAGGTGCAAAAATTCGATAATCTATTACCCAAAACTTATTAATATCAGGGTTATAATATACCAGACTCACTACTCCTATACCTTTAGTAACTCTACCTGTAGCTCCACTGTACTGCGATCTTGCAATTTCTATTTGCTTCGTATTCCTTTTATTTAAAACCGTATCATCAAATATTGTATATCCATTAGATGAAAAAATAACATCATTCTTGATGTGTTCCCATAACAAAGAAGGTGTATATTTTTCATTCCTTAAAAATCTATTAATAACATCATGACTACATTTCTTTGCATGTTCAGCGTAGTAGGTTAAACTATAATTCTTTTGGCTAACTATTAAAAATTGACAATAATCTGTCCTATTAATTGGTATTGCTTGCAACTTTATCCTCTTTGACATGTTTAATTATTTTTACAATAATTTATCACTTTTTTACTCATAGCGTAAGTTTTGTCTAATTTTTTTATAGGTTCTTGCAGCTTTTCTTCATCTAATAAAAATAATTCTTTGAAAATATCTATACTGATAAAGTCAGGGTCTAAATGTGCTGAGTATTGTAGCATCTGCCAAGCTATCGGTGATTTTTTTAATATTTCTAATAGCAATATTGTTTCAGGGTGTTCATCTTTGTTACTACGTATAAAATTGATATAATCGTTTACTTTAAGTAATTTATTTTCTTTTAAATATACTACCGCTTTGGACAAGCTATATGGCAATACTTCATCTTTGCTGCCAAATTCTTTTATTAAATCGTTAATATCTTGATCATTTAATCTATTTTCTAAAGATGCTTTTATGTAGGATGTTGCTTCATCTTTATTAAAAGGTTCTAATATAATGTTTTCTATATCTTCACTTAATTTATTATTTTTAGTAGTAATTATGGTTTGTACTTTATCTTTGGGTATATTCATTATACCGTTAATATAAAGTTCAATATCTTTATATGCTTCGACATTATCAAAAATAAATAATGTATTTGAAATAAAAGTAATCCCCGCCGCAAGCAGCGGGGTATTTTAGAAGAAAGCTAGCTGATGATCCTCATGCAGTTTCTGATATTCCTTGCCTTGGTTTTTTACGTATTTTCCTATCATATTCTCATTTCCATGCTTACCTACCGTACTCGTAAAATATCCATCAGTCCAAAATTCTCCACCCCATAATTGTTTCTTTACCTGTGGACACTGTCTAAATATTTGACGAGCTGTAACACTTTTAATTGTTGTTACTATTTTTGTTACGCTATAGGTTGGTACAGATTGTACCAAAAAATGGACATGATCTTCATCAACCCCTATTTCTAAAAATTTTATTTGATATCTCTTTTCTATCTCTAAACATATTTCTCGTAATACTTGATCAACTGATACGTCAAACACTGCTCGGCGATATTTTGCTGGAAATACCATGTGATACAGCAGTACCGTAACATTATGACTTTTATGTATATATTTGCTCATTCCGCCATATTACGCCGCAAGCGGCGGGGAATATACCCAAAAGAGATTTAAATTTGCAATTTTATTACAGACTAATCTTATTATCTCTCCCTCTTTTTTATCTGTTATATAAATGGCAAGCTCTTTAGCAAGTTGCCTATATGCTTCTTTAATTTTATAGACAGAATCAGCATTAATAAAGCGTACTATTTTCTTTGCTTCTTCTATTTGTTTACGACCGTAATCTTTAGCTAAAGTAGTCATACCCGTTCCGGCAAAAGCATTAATTGCTACACATGAGTTTTTACTTAAAGCATTATCGATTTGTTTAAATACAGCTTCACGATGAATAAGGTTATAAACTGATAAAGTAGGTAAATTACTGTTTATACTCCTTGTATAATTGGCAGAATAAGCATTGCGATCTTTCAATATTTTTTTGCTTCTTTGCTAACTTTAACTACTCTTAGAATTTGTTCTCTTAAATCATCAACATTAATATTAGGTGAGTTTGTAAATATATAGTTTTTATGATTTTCTTCCTCTATTTCTTCTATCTTATATTGTTCTTTTATGGTTTTTAATTGCTTTCTAGCTAAGTCTGGTATTTCTTTTATTTCAAGGTTTAGGTCTGCTAACTGGCATAAATGCCAATCACCATTTCTTTTATTATCTATATTTACTATATCTTCAGATAAATTTACTTTTTGCGATTTGTAATGTCCTTGATAAAAAAGTTCAAATTGTTTCTTTCCCTCTGTTTGTGTAGGATCTTCTAAATGTTTATAAAATTCTAAAATTTGCTCAATTGCGACATTACCGCTTATAAAATGATCAAATACTTCTAAAAAGCTACCTAACGTTGTTGCCGTCATACCTCTTCTTATTAAATTACTCGTCAAATGTTTAATGCTACCGCCAACAGGTACAGAATCAAGTAACTTAGCCCCTAGCGTGTCACCTGTAGAATCATATTGTAAGCATGGCCAATCTAATATTTTTTCATATTCTATAGGTATTCCTGTTTCAGGATCAAAAACATCCAGCATTGAATCAAGTAAATCTCTGCTTAAAGTTAATATAGAAACAATTGGGATGGTTTTATTTAGGACATTTATTATTTTACTGCTATACTCGGTAGCCGTAATTTCAGGAAATAATCTATATGCCTTATGGATATGAGGGTTACTAGTATTTACAAAATTCGGAGCAGATAGATAAGTAGTTATGTCTAAATTTCTTATATCAAAATGAGTTTCATGGCTGAGTACATTTGATTTAAAACTATCCATAACTTTTGCAGAGCCAGGGCTATCGAACGTTATGGCTTTTGCTTTGGAATAGTTAAAATCTTGATAAGCAAAATATAAGCTTAATTCTGCAAACCACGCACCTAAAGAATAACCCGTAAAAGATAGATTATAGTCATGCTTTTTAGCATATTCGGTGATTTCCTGCGTAGCCTGATATGCTGCTGCTTGCTGTGCTACTATCTGCCCTCCTAAAACGCTCTTAAAATGATTTTTCATTGAGGAATCAGTTTTTAGCAAATCCCATCCCTCAAATGTATTACCTCTATGAGCAAGTACTAATTGCTTTTTCTTTTCATTTACATATGCTACTGCGTAATATCTACCTATTTTAGGCTCGTTAAATATTTTAAATATTTTCCAATCTTCTAAATATTGATTATATTTTGCTTCTTCAAAGGCTACTTTTTCCTGTGCTTTAGAATCTATATAGGAATGCAAACTAAGTAACCCATGAATAAAATCATTAGGATATTGCTTATAATTTTGATTGTTTAAAATGATTTTACTTTCTATTTTTTCTACAAAATCAACTGAAAGCTTGGGCATTTTACCCCAACTTACATTACCGATAAAATCATTGTTCTGAATTTTACTTGCTATTTCTTCTAACTGCAATATTGTTAAATCTATATCTTTAAGGTCAAGATGTACAAGTTTAGGATCATTTTTTTCTAATTGAGTGATAAGTGCTTGATATTTGTTTGTAGAACTCATAAATAGATTTAGTTGAATTTTCACAAGGCATTATAAATTAAATTTTATAATTTTCAACTGTTACGTTATTTACCATGAAATTTTTTACCTATAATTCTTTATCAAAATTAGCATTTTTAAATATAAAAGTTAAGGCGGCTGCAAAAAATAATAACATTAAAGAATTTATTATAATTAATGATATTCCCTATCTAAAATTATCTATAAAAGCACATGCACAACAAGGCAAAGCTAACGAAGAAATCATAAATTTTTTAGCAAAAGAATGGCAATTATTGCGAAGTAATATTGAGATAACTAACAGTTTAAAGACAATTTTAATAAAAAATATTGACGAAGAGTATTTAAATTTAATTTTAAAATCCTATATTAAATAAATAAAGTTTTGTTTTTACCGTCATTGCGAGGAGACGCTATAGGCGTCGACGAAGCAATCTCAGGAGCTCTCATGAGATTGTCACGCTCCTTGCAGTCGCTCGCAATGACATTTTTAAATAACAAAACTAAAAACAAGAATTTTTAAATTGGATTTAAGTAATGACACAAGAAAAAAAGAAATTTGATGCCGAGGTTGGCAAGATTTTAAATTTAATGATTCACTCTCTTTATAGTAATAAAGAGATTTTTATGCGGGAGTTGATTTCTAACGCTTCTGATGCTTGTGATAAGCTGCGTTATCTATCCCAAAGTGAAGCTGAATTAGTAGCTGGTGACTCTAACTTTAAGATTACTGTTAAAGTCGATAAAAACAATAGTCAGGTTATCATACGTGATAACGGAATCGGTATGAATAAAGAGGATTTAATCGAGAATTTAGGCACTATTGCAAGATCAGGTACGGCAAATTTCCTTAAAAATCTCTTAGGTGATTCTAAAAAAGATAATATGCTAATTGGTCAGTTTGGCGTTGGCTTTTACTCAAGCTTTATGGTAGCTGATAAGGTCACTGTAACTTCAAGAAAAGCTGGCGAAGATAAAGTATATGTTTGGGAATCGGAAGGAGAAGGGGAATATATTGTATCAGACTCTGACAGAGAATTTAGCAGAGGCACGGAAA carries:
- a CDS encoding tetratricopeptide repeat protein: MLFTMLLKKSLPYRIKLYQSNHPMIAESLKNIGFTYCQLSDVSEGLKYFELALKIEQQLYQGNHRKVALSLHNIGFTYYKLGNISKGIKYFEDALKMYKALYQINHPYIATSLDNISVIYQDLGDANKVVELKKQAYLIFIRSLSLDHLVTKLIKSYLEKASPEFIKNNETREFILQRGDFEEVTLEVKQRIQKKF
- a CDS encoding IS630 family transposase (programmed frameshift), with product MAKAYSYDLRIRVIKSLIDGKTIKETSEIYSISRKTIIEWKKLKKQTGDVKAKSGYHTGHRRIIRDIEGFKKFIELNFDKTTMELANNWSQKVSASTISRLLNKLGYSYKKTFLHPKRDIGLRNEFILKLKTIDKQDLVFIDESGIEDNSCREHGWSIIGQRCYGEKVYQHKSRISMIAGLCVKDIIAPIIFDGICNKDIFETYVQEILIKELKAGQIVVMDNINFHKSTKVKTLIESVGCSILFLPTYSPDLNPIEHYWFKIKNEIRKTISNFEHFFDAVYYALKKVTTLSH
- a CDS encoding tetratricopeptide repeat protein, producing MRQALYQGNHPKIAESLYNVGAVYDTLDYIFEALKYQKKALKMRQALYQGNHPQIANSLGNIGAAYNTLGYTSEGLKYTEKSLKMYKALYRDNHPKIALSL
- a CDS encoding tetratricopeptide repeat protein yields the protein MGLYNEYVLYNFKKSLEYKQEALKIFQELHQGNNPLIASLLNNVGMSYEQSGNISKGLKYLKKALKMKQALYQDNHSDIAESLNNVGGSYERSGQYSKAVKFRKSIKDEASVIPR
- a CDS encoding transposase, with the translated sequence MSKRIKLQAIPINRTDYCQFLIVSQKNYSLTYYAEHAKKCSHDVINRFLRNEKYTPSLLWEHIKNDVIFSSNGYTIFDDTVLNKRNTKQIEIARSQYSGATGRVTKGIGVVSLVYYNPDINKFWVIDYRIFAPDHDGATKLEHLLNMLNNAVYSKKIPFQTVLFDTWYSTHKIMQHVDSLGKYYYAPIKANRNVSKTHDSKPSKLTLCYSKYAKNSYYTAMFYSEALHNIP
- the tnpA gene encoding IS200/IS605 family transposase, yielding MSKYIHKSHNVTVLLYHMVFPAKYRRAVFDVSVDQVLREICLEIEKRYQIKFLEIGVDEDHVHFLVQSVPTYSVTKIVTTIKSVTARQIFRQCPQVKKQLWGGEFWTDGYFTSTVGKHGNENMIGKYVKNQGKEYQKLHEDHQLAFF
- a CDS encoding NTPase; amino-acid sequence: MKDRNAYSANYTRSINSNLPTLSVYNLIHREAVFKQIDNALSKNSCVAINAFAGTGMTTLAKDYGRKQIEEAKKIVRFINADSVYKIKEAYRQLAKELAIYITDKKEGEIIRLVCNKIANLNLFWVYSPPLAA
- a CDS encoding lipase family protein — encoded protein: MSSTNKYQALITQLEKNDPKLVHLDLKDIDLTILQLEEIASKIQNNDFIGNVSWGKMPKLSVDFVEKIESKIILNNQNYKQYPNDFIHGLLSLHSYIDSKAQEKVAFEEAKYNQYLEDWKIFKIFNEPKIGRYYAVAYVNEKKKQLVLAHRGNTFEGWDLLKTDSSMKNHFKSVLGGQIVAQQAAAYQATQEITEYAKKHDYNLSFTGYSLGAWFAELSLYFAYQDFNYSKAKAITFDSPGSAKVMDSFKSNVLSHETHFDIRNLDITTYLSAPNFVNTSNPHIHKAYRLFPEITATEYSSKIINVLNKTIPIVSILTLSRDLLDSMLDVFDPETGIPIEYEKILDWPCLQYDSTGDTLGAKLLDSVPVGGSIKHLTSNLIRRGMTATTLGSFLEVFDHFISGNVAIEQILEFYKHLEDPTQTEGKKQFELFYQGHYKSQKVNLSEDIVNIDNKRNGDWHLCQLADLNLEIKEIPDLARKQLKTIKEQYKIEEIEEENHKNYIFTNSPNINVDDLREQILRVVKVSKEAKKY
- a CDS encoding DUF167 family protein, whose protein sequence is MKFFTYNSLSKLAFLNIKVKAAAKNNNIKEFIIINDIPYLKLSIKAHAQQGKANEEIINFLAKEWQLLRSNIEITNSLKTILIKNIDEEYLNLILKSYIK